The following are encoded in a window of Kitasatospora sp. NBC_01250 genomic DNA:
- a CDS encoding phosphoglycerate kinase, translated as MKTIDELIQDGVEGKRVFVRADLNVPLEGTTITDDGRIRAVAPTIAKLAEAGAKVIVASHLGRPKGAPDPQFSLAPVAVRLGEILDRNVSFASDTVGDSAKATVAALANGEVTLLENLRFNAGETSKDDAERGAFADQLAALSDLYVGDGFGAVHRKHASVFDLPARLPHAVGDLIATELAVLKKLTDEVARPYVVVLGGAKVSDKLGVIDNLLEKADRILIGGGMAYTFLAAKGHEVGISLLQKDQIPVCLEYLARAEKRGVEFVLPVDVLVSSDFPDLKTKAPANPELVASDAIPADKEGLDIGPKTRELFAEKLADAGTVFWNGPMGVFEHPDYANGTKAVAQGLLGSPGFTVVGGGDSAAAVRILGFDENAFGHISTGGGASLEYLEGKTLPGIAALEG; from the coding sequence GTGAAGACCATCGACGAACTCATTCAAGACGGTGTGGAAGGCAAGCGGGTTTTCGTCCGCGCCGACCTGAACGTGCCGCTGGAGGGCACCACCATCACCGACGACGGCCGGATCCGCGCCGTCGCCCCGACCATCGCCAAGCTGGCCGAGGCCGGCGCCAAGGTGATCGTCGCCTCCCACCTCGGCCGTCCCAAGGGCGCGCCGGACCCGCAGTTCTCGCTCGCGCCGGTTGCCGTGCGCCTGGGCGAGATCCTCGACAGGAACGTCTCCTTCGCGAGCGACACCGTGGGGGACAGCGCGAAGGCCACCGTTGCCGCTCTGGCCAACGGCGAGGTCACGCTGCTGGAGAACCTGCGCTTCAACGCCGGTGAGACGAGCAAGGACGACGCCGAGCGCGGCGCCTTCGCCGATCAACTCGCCGCTCTGTCCGACCTCTACGTCGGCGACGGCTTCGGCGCGGTGCACCGCAAGCACGCCTCGGTCTTCGACCTGCCGGCCCGGCTGCCGCACGCGGTCGGCGACCTGATCGCCACCGAGCTCGCCGTGCTGAAGAAGCTCACCGACGAGGTGGCCCGCCCGTACGTGGTGGTGCTCGGCGGCGCCAAGGTCTCCGACAAGCTCGGGGTGATCGACAACCTGCTGGAGAAGGCCGACCGGATCCTGATCGGCGGCGGCATGGCGTACACCTTCCTCGCGGCCAAGGGCCACGAGGTGGGCATCTCGCTGCTGCAGAAGGACCAGATCCCGGTCTGCCTGGAGTACCTGGCCCGGGCCGAGAAGCGGGGCGTGGAGTTCGTCCTGCCGGTGGACGTCCTGGTCTCCTCGGACTTCCCCGACCTCAAGACCAAGGCTCCGGCCAATCCGGAGCTGGTCGCGAGCGACGCGATTCCGGCCGACAAGGAGGGCCTGGACATCGGCCCGAAGACGCGGGAGCTGTTCGCCGAGAAGCTGGCGGACGCGGGCACCGTCTTCTGGAACGGCCCGATGGGTGTCTTCGAGCACCCGGACTACGCCAACGGCACCAAGGCCGTTGCCCAGGGGCTGCTCGGCAGCCCGGGGTTCACCGTGGTCGGTGGCGGCGACTCGGCAGCAGCCGTGCGCATCCTCGGCTTCGACGAGAACGCGTTCGGACACATCTCGACCGGCGGTGGCGCGAGCCTCGAGTACCTGGAGGGCAAGACGCTCCCCGGTATCGCCGCCCTGGAAGGCTGA